In the genome of Armigeres subalbatus isolate Guangzhou_Male unplaced genomic scaffold, GZ_Asu_2 Contig594, whole genome shotgun sequence, one region contains:
- the LOC134204455 gene encoding uncharacterized protein LOC134204455, whose product MPLFNKKSAKISNPSPPMTKDPHQHHLYENNNSYSGNGKNLAGSTTMPTAPHIDDLNGSHESNVTKPQLVFNCQLAHGSPTGFITGFASVKELYQKIAECYDFAMDE is encoded by the coding sequence ATGCCTTTGTTCAACAAAAAGAGTGCAAAAATCTCTAACCCATCCCCTCCCATGACGAAAGATCCTCACCAGCATCATTTGTACGAGAACAACAACAGCTACAGCGGCAACGGCAAGAATCTGGCAGGCAGCACGACGATGCCTACGGCGCCGCACATCGATGACCTGAACGGCAGCCACGAGAGCAACGTGACCAAGCCGCAGCTCGTGTTCAACTGCCAGCTGGCCCACGGCAGTCCAACGGGGTTCATCACCGGGTTTGCCAGCGTCAAGGAGCTGTACCAGAAGATCGCCGAATGCTACGATTTTGCGATGGATGAG